A genomic segment from Hyalangium gracile encodes:
- a CDS encoding alpha/beta fold hydrolase, protein MPIAELNGQGIFFEDSGGSGRPVILSHGFLMDSRMFDPQVAALAPEFRVIRWDSRGFGRTRWDGKPFSLYDLAADCMALLDHLGIDKAVVGGMSQGGYCALRIALRYPERVKALVLMSTRGTNDDEQTKAGYLQSAQVWASVGPEPIVQALSGPILGEPSLLPTWLDRWRQLPAANFMAAVRNLTDRDDITGRLKEIRCPTIVFHGLEDVGVPPSDGEFLHKTLPGSVRFVPVPHATHAANLSHPEVVNPPLLEFLRAYA, encoded by the coding sequence ATGCCCATCGCCGAGCTCAATGGTCAGGGAATCTTCTTCGAGGACTCGGGTGGCTCCGGCCGTCCCGTCATCCTGAGTCACGGCTTCCTCATGGACAGCCGCATGTTCGATCCGCAGGTGGCGGCGCTCGCCCCCGAGTTCCGCGTCATCCGCTGGGACTCGCGTGGCTTCGGCCGCACCCGCTGGGATGGCAAGCCCTTCTCTTTGTACGATCTGGCCGCCGACTGCATGGCCCTGCTCGACCACCTGGGCATCGACAAGGCCGTGGTGGGCGGGATGTCCCAGGGCGGCTACTGCGCCCTGCGCATCGCGCTGCGCTACCCCGAGCGCGTGAAGGCGCTCGTGCTCATGAGCACCCGCGGCACCAACGATGACGAGCAGACGAAGGCCGGCTACCTGCAGTCCGCCCAGGTCTGGGCCTCCGTGGGTCCCGAGCCCATCGTCCAGGCCCTCTCGGGCCCCATCCTCGGAGAGCCGAGCCTGTTGCCGACGTGGCTCGACCGCTGGCGCCAGCTCCCGGCCGCCAACTTCATGGCCGCCGTCCGCAACCTGACCGATCGGGACGACATCACCGGCCGGCTGAAGGAAATCCGCTGCCCCACCATCGTCTTCCACGGGCTGGAGGACGTCGGCGTTCCGCCCTCCGATGGCGAGTTCCTCCACAAGACCCTGCCGGGCAGCGTCCGCTTCGTCCCCGTGCCCCACGCCACCCACGCCGCCAACCTCTCCCACCCCGAGGTCGTCAACCCGCCCCTGCTCGAGTTCCTCCGCGCCTACGCCTGA